The DNA segment CAGGGTCGATCCGGCCTTCCACGAGCTCGGCGAGCCCCGCGACTGCGGGCGCTTCGCGCCGGCGCTCGCTCATCAGCGAGGCGAGCAGGGGGACGGTGTCGAGCGCCTCGGCGGCCTGCCCGACGAGAGCGCCCACCTCCTCGCGGCCGAGGCCGCGGCCCAGCAGCTCGCCCGCGCGGCGGTTGCGGCTGCCCTCGGCCAGCGCGGTGGCCACGAGGTCGCCCGTGCCGGCCAGCCCCACGAAGGTCTCGCTGCGGGCGCCCTCGGCGAGCGCGAGCGCGTGGACCTCGGCGAACACGCGGCCGGCCACGGCGCCCGCGGCGTTGAGGCCGCGGGGCGCGGCGGCGGCGGCGGCGAGCGCGGCGACGTTCTTGGCGCAGCCGGCGAACTCGGTGCCGGCGACGTCGTCCGTGCGGACCACGTCGAGTCCGGCGTCCGCGAACGCATCGCCGAGCTGCGTGCGCAGATGCGGATCCTCGGCTGCGAGCACCACCGAGGCCCCGGCGGCCACCGCCTCGCCGGCGTGGGACGGCCCGCCCAGGGCGGCAACGGCGCGGGCGCGCACCCGCTCGGCCACGTAGCGCGTGGGCAGCGTGCCGAGCGGCGCGACCACTCCCTTGGAGAGCACGAGCACCGCGCTGCGGTCGCCGATCCGGCTGCCCACGTTGGCCACGGCGGCCGGCAGGTCACGCGAGGGGACGGCGAGGACGACCAGGTCCACGCCCCGGAACTCGATGGCGTCGACGGGGCCAACCGCGAGGCCGGCGGGGAGCGCCACTCCGGGCAGGTAGCGCTGGTTGAAGCCGTCGGCGGCGAGCTGCGCTGCCTGGGCGGCGGTGCGGCACCCCAGCTGCACCTCCAGGCCGGCGCGCGCCAGCAGCTCCGCGACGGCGGTGCCCATGGAACCGGCCCCCACGACGGCGGCCTTGCGCAACGGCGGCAGGCCGCCGAGCCACTCCCACTGCAGCGCCACGCAGGGCCAGATGCGGGCGGTGACCTCACCCGCGAGGTGGGCGGACGGCGTGCCCACGCGCGGATAGGTGAGCGGACGGCCGAAGCGGAGCTTGACCTTCACCGGCCGGAAGAGGAGACCGCGGCGGGCGCGGTCGCTGCCGAAGACCGCGATCGGAACGACCGGCACCCCGGTCTCGAGCGC comes from the Thermoleophilaceae bacterium genome and includes:
- a CDS encoding 1-acyl-sn-glycerol-3-phosphate acyltransferase, producing MPSQQAEALSLHHDRIRRRGVQPVVYWVTRAILQPAIAIWFRLSRAGREHIPAHGGVILAANHRSFLDPFAIGCCLRRPVYFVAKRELFSNRLVGWFLNCLGAFPVRRGESDEDCMATARMLLERGEAVLIFPEGTRIRSGSVGRAKRGVGRLALETGVPVVPIAVFGSDRARRGLLFRPVKVKLRFGRPLTYPRVGTPSAHLAGEVTARIWPCVALQWEWLGGLPPLRKAAVVGAGSMGTAVAELLARAGLEVQLGCRTAAQAAQLAADGFNQRYLPGVALPAGLAVGPVDAIEFRGVDLVVLAVPSRDLPAAVANVGSRIGDRSAVLVLSKGVVAPLGTLPTRYVAERVRARAVAALGGPSHAGEAVAAGASVVLAAEDPHLRTQLGDAFADAGLDVVRTDDVAGTEFAGCAKNVAALAAAAAAPRGLNAAGAVAGRVFAEVHALALAEGARSETFVGLAGTGDLVATALAEGSRNRRAGELLGRGLGREEVGALVGQAAEALDTVPLLASLMSERRREAPAVAGLAELVEGRIDPEEWVAGVCAPRKAARAA